The Rosa chinensis cultivar Old Blush chromosome 7, RchiOBHm-V2, whole genome shotgun sequence DNA segment ACATTtctattttaatatatttttgtttACCTTTTTACCCTTTTGTTAACGACCTAGTCTCCCAGCCAATACACACGCAGTTTCAAATCCCGAGGTAACGAATAGAGAGAAGCTTCtgcttagagagagaagctctagTTCTGGTGcgatagagagagaagctctggTTCTGGTGCGATAGAGAGAGAAACTTgcaatggagagagaaagaagcaatGTCGCTTTGGATTTCAACCATGTTGCATCTCGGTTTGAAACGATTTCAATTCCGTttcttcgattttttttttttttgtatccttgttTGCTATTCATCTCGATTGAGTCTGAGGCTGATTTTTTGAATCTGAGTTTTGTTTTGCTCTACGTTTTGTTATTTCCGGCTTATTGCTTTAATTTTGGTATGTGTTTCGTGAATTTCATCTTTGATTTGGTTCGATTTGCTATTTTTCATGCTTATAAGTTTGTTCTGCTAAGTTTGATCTGTTTCGTTGTGCTAAGTTTGTTGTGATTCTGTTTTGAAATGGATTGCCAGTCAATATGGGTTTACATagctgcttttcttcttttttggatgAATTGTTGTTCACGGTGTTGATAATGATGTGATTTGGTATCTTCTGACATGATTTTGGTCTTTGTGAGTCGTAtattgcccccagtagaccCATACTGGGGGTCAATAGAGGATTGAAAAAGccgcttttcttctttttttgatacTCTTAGTTGTTACTGAAGTTCAGTAGTACGTGTTTATAGTAACTTGTTTCAGTTTTGTAAAGAGATTTTATCTGAGGCCCATCTATTGGGGGTCAGtatatgtctattggggggcaatagtggtttgattttttattttttttatttattattattatttttttatatacagGAATATGGATGCTTCCTTGGCTGTTAAGTGCACTCATTCTGGACACAGTTTCATGTTTTGTATTGATCAATATATGAGCTATGCTCATTTGTTTGAATGCATTTGTGAACAGTTCAAGTTTTCTACAATTGATGATATTGAGCTTCATTATTCGCTTCCTGGATGCGCTATTTTTTTCTTCGCAATGATGATGATTTCAAGATGCTGTTTAGCGGTGCCAAGATTTACAAGTTGGATTGTGTTGATATTATGGTGTTGAAGAATAGTGTAAGTTACAGCAAAAAAGCTTCTGTTTCATTTGAAGATAGCTGCTCTGGTAttgtggatgaagatgattacCTCACTGAGGCATTTAGGACTGAAGTTCAAAAGTCTTACTTATCAAATGAGTGGTCTAGTTACATTCAATGTGTAGGGCAGAAATTTCATGGCGGTTCCCCTGAGTTTCGAGACAAGCTCAGAAAGTATGCTATTGAAGTTGGGTTCAGCTTTGTATTTATTAGAAATGACTGGGACAGAATTCATGCAGTTTGTTCCAATTGGGGAACCGAAGGATGTGAGTGGAATGTCTGTGGTTATATATTGCCTACAAATGGTTGCTTTATTATTGGTGAGTTGGACAATGTCCACTCTTGCAAAGGTGTTCTTCGAAAGCAAAAACATGAGCTTTTGGGATCGAAAATTGTCAAGTCATGTATTGAAGAGGACATTAGCTATAACTTGTCATTGAAGCCAAGGGAAATTATCAGCAAGTTCAAGTCATCTTATGGGTTTGATATATCATACAAGGTTTCTTTGAAAGCAAAGCAGAAGGCTAGGGAAATGATTTATGGTTCTGAGGCTGATTCGTTTAACATGTTAACATGGTATAGGAAAGCTGTATTTGAGACGAACCCGggatcttcttttgttttggaaGTTGATTCATCGAGTAATCGGTTCCAGAGGCTTTTCCTAGCTTACGCAGCTGTGTTCGTGGCTTTGAATTCTGTCTTTCCATCTTGTATGTTGATGGGACTTTTGGGAAGAGTGTCTACAAGGGGCAGATACTTTGTGCAACCAGAAAGAATGGAAATCATGGTATTTTTCTCATGTCTATGATTTTTTATTGGTATTTTTGTTGAAAATGTGTTGCAGCACGCTCCCTTTGGCAGTCCGCTGCAATCATGttttgccctccaatagacatatattgccccccaatacacgttcattttcttctcatttcttcaccctttttgtttcttttatgtttattattgGTTTTGGGAttcttttttgttcaaaatGTGCAACAGCACGCTCCAGTTTGCTGTGCAGCGGCACACTGCAATTATGTTttgacccccaatagacatatatTGCCCTCCAATACACGTTTATTTTCTTCTGATTTCTCTCCCCTTTTTGTTTCTATTATGtttattgttgtttttttaattcttttttgttgaaattgtggAGCGGCACTCTCCAGTTGGCGGTGCAGCGGCACACTGCaatcatgtattgccccccaatagacgtctattgacctCCAATATACTcacttttttttcctgttttctgTAGGTTTCTTTCCTCTTGCAATGTGTGTCTGTGATTCCGAGACTAATGCTAATTGGTCCTTTTTCTTCCAACACTTGAAGAACTTGCTGGAACCTTAAGGTAGAAAGATCACTTTTATTAGTGATCGCGGTGTTGGACTGTTGAGTGCTTTTGACAAGATATTTCCTGGTAATCCTCATCTTTTCTGTTACAAGCACTTGGTGCATAACATTATGACTAAATACAACGGTAAAGGCTCTTCTGTTTTGAAAGATGATGTTAAAAAGAAGTTTTTTGAGTTGGCATATTCATGCACTAAAAAGGAATATCGCTTTCATTTAAGAGAGTTGAGAGAAGCTGGTGGTGCTGATATTATAAATCCGTTTCTTGCTGATCTGCCTGTTCAAAATTGGTGCCGTGCATTTTTCCCTGGATGCTGTTATGGAATAATCTTTTAATGCTTGGTTTGCTGTTGAGCGGGAGATGCCAGTGTACACTATGCTTGATCAGACTCAGATTATGGTGATGCAAATGATGGGTGAGAGGAGAGACAAGGCACAACTTTGGACCTCATTggatgtttatgcttttatggaTAAGCATTTTTATGTTGTTTATTACAAGAAGTGTTATGATTTTCCAATTTATCCAATATCTAATGTTGATATGGCTTCTTCAGAATCTGCAAGTAATGACTTCATACTTCCTCCAAATACAAAGAGGTCTCCCGGGAGGCCTAGGCTCAAGAGGTTCAAGTTTAGTGGAGAGTGTGAAAAGAAGCTCATTCGTTGCGGCCGATGTGGCAAAATGGGACAGCATAACAAGAAGACCTGCACTGAACCTATTTGAATGTAAAGTTGTCAATTGTTTTAGCATTCTGACtggttgtattggggggcagtaataggctattggggggcaatagatgatTTTATCCAGGGTCAGTTTAACATTTTTTGGTGTCAAAGATTATTGACATTGATTAGTACTTCAGTTTTGTTGCTGACTGATAAATTGATTAAGTTTTTCCACTGTAATGTGACCCTACAGTTGTGAAATTTTTAACACTTGCACATTCAAATGTAGTTTGATATCCTATTGTGTTACTTCTGACCCTCTAACCAAgctctattgggggccaatagacctctattgccccccaatagaacctgGTTTCTAAGGAGTTAAGGCACCAGGTTTGTAATGGGGGCCTGCAATTTGAATATCGACATGTGTCCTATGCACAACCATAGTAAATGAAGATAAATTCTTTCAAGTTGacagaaaataaattgaaaagATATCAAATCATCTCAAATTATTCCAAATCAAAGTAAGTTCAACATAAAGTAACTacttaaaatattcattttctatttttttggcTCTCCTACAACATCTGCAGTTTCAACAAGGTATTTTTCGACGCTCCAAGCACATTCCTCCTTTGCAAACCTCTCTAGAATTGTTTTCCTCATGTCATTGCCTTTCTTCTTGCTGGGTTCCACTCCGTGAATTATGCTTTCCATGAAATGGATCATAAAAGGCCCACAATAAAGAGAGTtcctattgctccccaatagacacctattggggggcaatagactgaCAATTTGCacaaatttatcaattaatCTGTCTTTTTTTATATCAAAAATAAAGGGTAAAGGATTTTGAGGCACTTACGAACAGGTTTTCTGCTAAGGGCAGTTGAAGTCTTCTACAAGCTCGATCATAGTCATTTTCCCCGATTTGATTATCCAAGATCCACCTTCTGACCTCTTTCTCTCTTGGTGTCATTTCTTCAACCTCGATGACAAATTCTCCTTTACTGTCCTCACCTTTGCACTTCTCTCTTGTGTTGTCTTGATCCTGGCTGTCATCTGGAAATATTGTCCCTGTCACCTTCACGTCGTGTATGAACCTCCTTAAGTGCTTAACCTGTTTAAATGTAGATATATAAAGCATCAACAAACTTTCCAAATTTCGCCATttgaaaaataaacaatttgttTTAATATGGTTACTTACCACCCAGTTTGCGTTGTTGTAATATTGGTTATCTTTTGTCCATTCCTTCTTTGGTGGCAACATAGAGTTCATGTGAACAAACTGTTTTTTCTCATTGTCGATGACAAGCAGAGTGTGTAGTGCTGGCTGTAATAATGGTGTATTGGGATAAGCACCTTGGGATCTCTGAACTTACTCCACAGTTCTTCGATCAGGAATATCTCTATTTCAATCTCGTGGCCTTTGAAATCGTCTTTGAGAATGTTCTTGCCTTCTTTTTTGAAATCCGCTAGTTTCTTTTCGTGTTGAACTGCTGCACAAAGAGTAAACACATATGAAAGCATTGAATTGTTTACTTAAATATGTTTTTTGGATGTGGTGCAGCGCCAGCTGCTATTTTTGTTTCGGTGCTTACCGCTGCTTCGATGTTtagtaatccaatctgagtgTTCCTTTCTTTCAGTTCCTTCTGCATCATTTCAGTGTAAGCCTTGACCACCTGCAATTGTTCAATTTGATTTTCAGTTATATGCTTCCCTCTTGATTGATCTCTTGATTTTCAGTTATTTTCCAATGTAGGGATTTGAAATCATGAGCCATCTTTTTGCTGAGTCAAACAAAACTTCCCTCTTGATTGATCTCTTGATATGCACCTACAATGTTTTGACATGAATGAGTATTTCTTTTTGTATGcagtgaaagaaagaaagaaaaaggaaagaaagataTGATTTGTTGTTTTCAGATTTATAGCGGGGTTTTGAAGTTTGATGCTTGGTTGATATGTGTAGTGGGAAAGATTGGGTTTTTATTGGGATTTTTCATCAACAAGGAGTCTGCTACTCTCTTAAATAGCTTCTAACTTCTATTACATGACTCCAGAGATGATATTTGCTCCTATTGTTTTGTATTCAAATGAGATTACTTATCATTTAGCTTATTGACTTTAAGAAGTCCATTCACATCAATAAGGACCTACAACTATTGTTTGTATTACTACTTAATTTTCTAACTTCTTTGTTTATGATTGCAGAGATAGAGCtattgtttgcctcaaaatcgtctcggctcAAATTAGTAGCCGAGGGATTTGAAGTCCAATTGTCCTTCTTGATACgcaggcgtgccaactcgcggtcaattggccaagcgaggttttgatAAGATTTGCGCTTGATCTAACTTCTTTCAAGTGActgtgggccgaggaaggaactgTCTCAGCCGCTGGGTTCTCTTGCCTTTGTTGCAAGGACTTTCGGCGTCTTCACCTatgttgcttttctttttgattttttAATGTAGGTTGCAGAAAGTAAAGTGCGAAAAGTGAAAGAACAAGAATCTAAATGtgaattaattaaattgcatgAAATTTAAAGAGACTGAAGAGTAAATTGCAGGAAAGATAAAGTGCAAAAGGTAAAGAAAGCGATAAAAATTAAAGTAGGCTAgagaaagaatgaaaagattgataTTGTAGAGAATTTGATATATTGATTTTGAGTTGTGTTGGTCGGGGACCTCTTACAATGAGCTAAATGCCTCCTATTTATACTATTACAAACATAACATTTAGGAAAGAAAATACAATTAGGCGTAATAAATTTCTTAATCGCACCATAATTGCATTCTTCTTGCGGCGCCATTATATTGATTTGTTCTTAAACATGCAATATTCTCTCTAACGCCTTCAAACTCAATAAAGTCTCGGCATTAATTATTCCAAAGAATAATTATCGCCGTTATTTCCTtcccttttcatttcttctccaaaagttAATATCTAATAAAATCTCATAAATATGAAATTTATTGAGATATAATCTGTAAAAGCACCATATCTTCCTCATCTATCGGCCAAATATTTTATGGGCCGATTTACCAAAATTGGGTACAAACAGCTATCCCCGGTCTCACTTTGACAATTGAAGGAAACCTCCCTAAAGGTATACAATGCCAATTATATATCGAAGTCTACATTTCCCAGATTCATGCCTAAGGTTATTGATTTTAACTTAATTTACATTGTTCTTTCAGGTTTGAGAGGGTCAAGGATACAGAAATCTATCATTGTTGGGATCATAATCATTCATTACGTGTTCCAGCTTCTTACAGGCATATTGATCATTAAAGGGGAACTTAAATTTTGCTTAGTGCACTCTGATCCATTGTATCTATTTGTTCTCCTGAGTCTGCACTCCCAGCTGCAATGAACATAGGTAACCTTAATGAATTCACTTGGCAAGGTTTCTCCAATTTTAGCCTCAGACACACTTTGCTAACAAGTCGTATTATACTCGTCTCCTAACAACACTTATCCTTTTGTAAATGGCAGGAACTATCACCCAATCATTCGGAGCAGGAGAGAATGAGTGTTCAATAATCCTGCTGTGGACTAATGTATTTGCTTCGGTATCACTTGCTCTATGGTCTGCCTTCTTCATGCCGTTTGTGGCCAGGCAAGTGTGAAACAGCTACAAAGGTGCAATTCATATATAGGCATTTGGTTTAGATATTAGGCAAACTTTGAATTCACCAAACTATCTGTTCTATAAATCAGGTTCCAGGTTCAACCACATATAGTTTAGCGCTATACTATATGATGAGGTCTCTGGTTGAGGATGCACCCTTGCTGAGAATTTTGTTGGTGGGGAGACTTATATCATCTCTATCTCCATTTTTAGAGAATTTTATAAAGTATCTAGATCCAATTTTGAAACGTATATCATCTCTATCTCCCTTTATGTCTCTTGATGATCTTGAATATGAAATACACCTTATCGGTGATACAGATTCACTGCCATTGTGCCTCtctgtcttttttcttttttttctttttttttctcttaacatgatattttttttttctgtcataAAATTCCATCCCTCAGTATGATATGATTTGGGTCATGAGAATTGATGATTATGTCCCCATGGTTGATGGATTGTTAAGCAAAGTGGGAAAGAAGGCATGCCTGTTAGATATCCTAATGAACAAGACATTGTATAAAGCTGAATGTAGATATATGTATAACTGGTTTTTGAGTTCAAGCATTGAAATAAGTATAGAGACTATATTAAATCATATTTGGTCCTACTTATAATCTCTTAAAATTATGAAATTCAAATAAATGCAGTTATGAGGTATTATCTGATATTCAGTTTGAAAATACAGTTAACATATGATGacagtttcttgatggaagaaactgaCGTGAATGGCTAATGGTATATATGTCAGATTTGGTCCCTGCTGATACACAATGTTGTTTTCTCATTCTGAAATAGTCCCATCAactgaaagagaaaaataaaggtGGAATCAGGAGAAGAACCAAATGGACAACTCGAGTGGTTCAAGTAAGATTGTTATTTACTTTCCTAGAATGTATTACACAGATAGTTTAATTTCATGTATTCAATTTGAGATAGTTTATAATATTCACTGCGGGGAATTCATTGCGATGTTTTGTTCACGTTTGTGTTTTCACTGCGGTGATTTGTTCATGACTATGATTTAAGttttctaacaattggtatcaaagCATGCTATACTCAAATTGCTTTACATGTACTGTGAAATTATATAGAATTCTGGGATCAAGATATTATTATAATCCgcatttagttttattttcattaatcaatttattatttatatatgtatCTCCATATATATGTCTGCATAATTTACACTTGACATAATGAATGTTTCCCTTTCTAGTATCTGTTATACATATTGAAATTCATTATGTTACTTGATCTTCTGTATGATTTTCTGATCTTATATGCTGCCAAAGTGGCTATAAACATGAAATTCCTTAAGAATCAGATAGATCATGATAACACTGTAAACTAGACAAATTAAGTTTCACATACTTCATGCTGTCAAAATGGCTTAGTATACAAGAAACTATCTGTTTTGTCTATTTTACACTAATAACATCATGAAACTTAAAATTAGATTGATATCTATTTCCAAAGAAATCCATATCAAACATTTGGTTCATGATTATGCATATGCAGAACACTGAGCATTTAGATATCATTAAAGATCAGTACGCCACAAAGGCTGTCAGAATCTTGAATATGAttgagtttcttttttctgttcatATGACTTTAGTTTAAATGAATGTTCAAATTAtgaattttcatttattttgggACTTGAAAACAATTCTGGTATTCAGATAAACTAGAATGTTTTACTGAATTTACTTCATATGCAGCCATGCACTTTCCTATGAGCATTAGTCAGATTGAATTTCTGAATGGCTCAAACTTCAAGAAGTGGAAAGGTGACATTGACTTGAATTTGGGAGTTTTGGATTATGATCATGTGTTGAAGGAGGATCCACCTGAGGAATTGACACCAACTGCAAGTAGGGAAAGCAAGGAAAAATATGAAAAGTGGTATAAGCATAATAAGATGGCACTAATCATGATGAAGAAGAGTATAAGTGAGAGTGTGAGAGGAGGCATTCCAGACTCAGAATATGCAAAAGTGTTCTTCAACTCTATTGCTGAGAAATACAAGGTCTCAGACAAGGCAGAAATAGGGAATCTCATGAAGTCTCTTACCAGAATGCAATACAATGGCAAAGGGAGTGTCAGAGAATATATAATGAGGGCTTCTGATACTGCGGGGAAACTCAGGGCACTGAACATGTCTGTTGAGGATCCATTCCTGGTTTACATGATACTGTATTCCACCATTcctggttttcttttctttttttctttttttttctcttaacatgatatttttttttctgtcataAAATTCCATCCCTCAGTATGATATGATTTGGGTCATGAGAATTGATGATTATGTCCCCATGGTTGATGGATTGTTAAGCAAAGTGGGAAAGAAGGCATGCCTGTTAGATATCCTAATGAACAAGACATTGTATAAAGCTGAATGTAGATATATGTATAACTGGTTTTTGAGTTCAAGCATTGAAATAAGTATAGAGACTATATTATTAAATCATATTTGGTCCTACTTATAACCTCTTAAAATTATGAAATTCAAATAAATGCAGTTATGAGGTATTATCTGATATTCAGTTTGAAAATACAGTTAACATATGATGacagtttcttgatggaagaaactgaCGTGAATGGCTAATGGTATATATGTCAGATTTGGTCCCTGCTGATACACAATGTTGTTTTCTCATTCTGAAATAGTCCCATCAactgaaagagaaaaataaaggtGGAATCAGGAGAAGAACCAAATGGACAACTCGAGTGGTTCAAATAAGATTGTTATTTACTTTCCTAGAATGTATTACACAGATAGTTTAATTTCATGTATTCAATTTGAGATAGTTTACAATATTCACTGTAGGGAATTCATTGCGATGTTTTGTTCACGTTTGTGTTTTCACGGCGGTGATTTGTTCATGACTATGATTTAAGTTTTCTAACAATGCCTCATTTGGTCAAGCACTTGAAATAAATTACTTTTATGGGAAGAACTACTTGGAGGTACAATTTCAGTAATAACTATGATTGCACTTTATAATTTGTTGCTTGATTGTGTAAGCATAACTTGCATATTAAAGTATAAAGTTTCATACTAGCATGTGTTCTTTAATATGACAAAGTACAAGTATCATCTCTGCTTTTGTGCGACACTTCTGTAATAGAACAGTGGGAGTGGATTGCTATAAGGAGTGCCTACAATACGAAAGCAAGCATTCAAACCTGCAGCAAGCAAACAATATAGCGGCATCATTGGTCAAGCAAACATTGGCCACTGCAAATGTTAAAGAGTTTCGTGGCTACACACGTGCTGGATCTGCTTCATTAGATACATCCAGTCAGGTTCACCCATTAAAATTATGCGCACAACCCACGAAGCAGAGTCAGAATCTGGCTTTTCGAGCAAATCCAAAGAGAGCTATAAATGAGCACAACAAGAATGAGGCTGGAAATGCATGTGTCCAGCATAAAAGGGGGGCAGCGCTTCAGGATGCAACCAATGCTTTTTGTAAACCTTCATATGGGGACTGCTTCAATGCAACTAAACTTCAGGTCAATATGCTATTAATTAATTTCTTCATAATACAAATTCTGGTATTCTCATCAATATAGGATAGATGAATAACAGAATTGGTTGTGTAACCATACTGCTAATTTTGGTTACCTGAATGTTTGAGCAAACTAAAAGACACTGATCTTTTTTGTCACGATGGGTGACAATTCTAAATTCTTATTCCAATGGGAATGCCAATGTGAATGGAAATGGGAAGGGAGTATATGGAAATGGAGTGAAGAGAAAAAGCCATCGTGAAGAGCTGCTGGTATGAGAAAGGAATTGAAGAAAACTTAAACTGTTTGAGCAAACTAAAAGACACTGATCTTTTTTGTCATGATGAGTGACAATTCTTATTCCAATGGGAATGCCAATGTGAATGGAAATGGGGAGGGAGTATATGGAAATGGAGTCAAGAGAAAAAGCCATCGTGAAGAGCTGCTGGTATgagaaagaaattgaagaaaacttaTACTGGAGCTTTGCTCTTAATAAGTATAGTTACTTTTATATACATTTCCAGTAGAATCAGTTACATTAGTTTAGTAGTTTTGGCTTCTACGccatcctttttccttttcttttcttttgggggTTCCTACTTCATTGTACACTtgaattcatatatataaagaaGTTCTAGCTGACCTATGGCTCTATTTTAAGATCTGAGATTGAAAGTTCCTTGGTTCACAAATTGAATGAATTCTTCAAAAGTGAAATATTCTTTTTGTCACAACTAATATTGGTCATGAAAAGTTAATGTTGCATTAGAAGTACCGGAGCAAGCTAACAAAGCCGCGGCAATGTGCGGGCTATCTCGCTAGTGCAATACTAAATATGAGGATACAGACCACAAACAAAGAGTAATTACATGAGGACTAGTTCAATCCTTTGTACTTGCCGAGGACCAGTCTTGACTTCAATCTAGGGCATGTTCAAGTACTAGTATCTTCAATATTAATAATCAATTCATCAACTTCCAAGTATTTGAGGTTGATCTCCATTTCCGTGATATCGGGTGGTTGTGCAGATAAGAATAAAAGTAGGGATGGCTCGAAGAATGTGACAAACAGAGTAGAA contains these protein-coding regions:
- the LOC112177636 gene encoding uncharacterized protein LOC112177636, whose translation is MDNSSGSTMHFPMSISQIEFLNGSNFKKWKGDIDLNLGVLDYDHVLKEDPPEELTPTASRESKEKYEKWYKHNKMALIMMKKSISESVRGGIPDSEYAKVFFNSIAEKYKVSDKAEIGNLMKSLTRMQYNGKGSVREYIMRASDTAGKLRALNMSVEDPFLLTYDDSFLMEETDVNG